From the Paludisphaera mucosa genome, one window contains:
- a CDS encoding type II secretion system F family protein: protein MSHDPEDVDPIEPRRPRPKPKPDADPAGRPPRNPPRAGAGDSVFQPTPGPPRAPKARPTRRQGDDPLKMEVVEPGPKWYERILFGRVSSGQLSQFCRQFGSYLNAGVDYDRALSSLGRQYQGTALGPVVERMRTRIRAGATLDDATAPERAAFGPMFQSMIRVAEARGGVPETLKLLSQTFEARQRLIRQARSAMIYPLIVLAMATTIACLMAVYILPMFASLLSDISKKAQLPAVSRILIGFSKFLGAGGWWLLPVLIVGVPFALLKWYGTSSGKNILDRVLLRIPVLGSIFRKLDVSRFARTLGSLLDAGVDVGGSMDLTAQALSMTPMRQAVEAAKPLVMQGRELSVALAPSRQFGPDVIAILESGEETGKLPESLAHLADEYEEQVTYMVKNLGQLIQPLLVLILAGFVLFIILAVFLPYIQVITSLAGG from the coding sequence ATGAGTCACGACCCGGAAGACGTCGATCCGATCGAACCCAGGCGACCGCGACCCAAGCCCAAACCGGACGCCGACCCCGCCGGGCGGCCTCCCCGCAACCCTCCCCGGGCCGGCGCGGGCGACTCGGTCTTCCAGCCGACGCCCGGGCCTCCCAGGGCCCCGAAGGCCCGGCCGACCCGCAGGCAGGGCGATGATCCTCTGAAGATGGAGGTCGTCGAGCCGGGCCCGAAGTGGTACGAGCGGATCCTGTTCGGCCGCGTCAGCTCGGGGCAGCTCTCGCAGTTCTGCCGTCAGTTCGGCTCGTACCTCAACGCCGGCGTCGATTACGACCGGGCCCTCTCAAGCCTGGGACGCCAGTATCAGGGGACCGCACTGGGCCCCGTCGTCGAGCGGATGCGGACCCGGATCCGCGCCGGGGCGACGCTCGACGACGCGACGGCCCCCGAACGCGCCGCGTTCGGCCCCATGTTCCAGAGCATGATCCGGGTCGCCGAGGCCCGCGGCGGCGTCCCCGAGACCCTGAAGCTCCTGAGCCAGACGTTCGAGGCCCGCCAGCGCCTGATCCGCCAGGCGCGGTCGGCCATGATCTACCCCCTGATCGTCCTGGCCATGGCGACGACCATCGCCTGCCTGATGGCGGTCTACATCCTGCCGATGTTCGCGTCGCTGCTTTCGGACATCAGCAAGAAGGCCCAGCTACCCGCGGTCAGCCGAATCCTCATCGGCTTCAGCAAGTTCCTTGGAGCCGGCGGCTGGTGGCTCCTCCCCGTGCTCATCGTCGGCGTCCCGTTCGCTCTCCTGAAGTGGTACGGGACGTCTTCCGGCAAGAACATCCTGGACCGCGTCCTGCTGCGGATCCCGGTGCTGGGCTCCATCTTCCGCAAGCTCGACGTGAGCCGCTTCGCCCGGACCCTGGGCAGCCTGCTGGACGCCGGCGTCGACGTGGGCGGGTCGATGGACCTGACGGCCCAGGCCCTCTCGATGACCCCGATGCGACAGGCCGTGGAGGCCGCGAAACCGCTCGTGATGCAGGGCCGCGAGCTGAGCGTCGCCCTGGCGCCGAGCCGGCAGTTCGGGCCCGACGTCATCGCGATCCTCGAGTCGGGCGAGGAGACCGGGAAGCTCCCCGAGAGCCTGGCCCACCTGGCCGACGAGTACGAGGAGCAGGTGACCTACATGGTCAAGAACCTCGGCCAGCTGATCCAGCCTCTGCTGGTGCTGATCCTCGCCGGGTTCGTCCTGTTCATCATCCTTGCCGTCTTCCTGCCCTACATCCAGGTGATCACCTCGCTGGCGGGCGGCTGA
- the gcvPB gene encoding aminomethyl-transferring glycine dehydrogenase subunit GcvPB — MYKLDLQPLLFESSRPGRFTAVLPTSDVPAASLDDLIPPAHLQKSAPPLPELSELDVVRHYTNLSALNMSIDGNFYPLGSCTMKYNPKRNERLAGLPGLGAQHPYQDDSTLQGLLAILYGLQDDLAEVAGLDAVSLQPAAGAQGELAALFVAAAYFRDQEPGRKRTQVLIPDSAHGTNPASAHLAGFETVTVKSDGRGLVDLEDFKSKLSDDVAVFMITNPNTVGLFDPQIGEIAKLLHERGALLYLDGANMNAILGVVRPGDMGVDLMHYNPHKTFSGPHGGGGPGAGPIAVRSKLAPYLPAPIVGRKDDGTYFLDEDRPKSIGRVRAFFGNTGVLFRAYCYIRSQGPDGLKRVAQHAVLNANYLLGLVRDVYPVPCGTRCMHEFVASCRSLAKDRGIRAMDVGKRLIDYNFHAPTVYFPLIVSEALMIEPTETESRDTLEAFAAALKAIALEDPESLHDAPVSTPVSRLDEVKAAKTPVLRWTP; from the coding sequence CACCTCCGACGTCCCGGCCGCCTCGCTCGACGACCTCATCCCGCCCGCCCACCTCCAGAAGTCGGCCCCCCCCCTGCCCGAGCTGAGCGAGCTCGACGTCGTGCGCCATTACACGAACCTCTCGGCGCTCAACATGTCGATCGACGGGAATTTCTACCCGCTCGGCTCGTGCACGATGAAGTACAACCCCAAGCGCAACGAGCGTCTGGCCGGCCTGCCGGGGCTCGGCGCCCAGCATCCCTACCAGGACGACTCGACGCTCCAGGGCCTGCTCGCCATCCTCTACGGGCTCCAGGACGACCTGGCCGAGGTCGCCGGGCTCGACGCCGTGAGCCTCCAACCCGCCGCCGGCGCGCAGGGCGAGCTGGCCGCGCTGTTCGTGGCCGCCGCCTATTTCCGCGACCAGGAGCCGGGCCGGAAACGGACCCAGGTCCTCATCCCCGACAGCGCCCACGGCACCAACCCGGCCTCGGCCCATCTCGCGGGCTTCGAGACCGTCACCGTCAAGAGCGACGGCCGGGGCCTCGTCGACCTGGAGGACTTCAAGTCGAAGCTCTCCGACGACGTCGCCGTGTTCATGATCACGAACCCGAACACGGTCGGGCTCTTCGACCCCCAGATCGGCGAGATCGCCAAGCTGCTGCACGAACGCGGGGCGCTGCTCTACCTCGACGGGGCCAACATGAACGCCATCCTCGGCGTCGTCCGGCCCGGCGACATGGGCGTCGACCTGATGCACTACAACCCGCACAAGACGTTCTCGGGCCCCCACGGCGGCGGCGGCCCCGGCGCTGGCCCCATCGCCGTCCGCAGTAAGCTCGCCCCGTATCTGCCCGCTCCGATCGTCGGTCGCAAGGACGACGGCACCTATTTCCTCGACGAGGACCGCCCCAAGTCGATCGGCCGGGTGCGGGCGTTCTTCGGCAACACCGGCGTGCTCTTCCGGGCCTACTGCTACATCCGCAGCCAGGGTCCCGACGGCCTCAAGCGGGTCGCACAGCACGCGGTCCTCAACGCCAACTACCTGCTCGGCCTCGTCCGCGACGTCTACCCGGTGCCCTGCGGGACGCGCTGCATGCACGAGTTCGTCGCGTCCTGCCGGTCGCTCGCCAAGGATCGCGGCATCCGCGCGATGGACGTCGGCAAGCGGCTCATCGACTACAACTTCCACGCGCCGACGGTGTACTTCCCGCTCATCGTCTCGGAAGCCCTGATGATCGAGCCGACCGAGACCGAGAGCCGCGACACGCTCGAAGCCTTCGCCGCCGCGCTCAAGGCGATCGCCCTGGAAGACCCCGAGTCGCTGCACGACGCCCCCGTCTCCACGCCGGTCAGCCGGCTTGACGAAGTCAAGGCCGCCAAGACGCCCGTCCTTCGCTGGACTCCTTGA